A section of the Phaseolus vulgaris cultivar G19833 chromosome 8, P. vulgaris v2.0, whole genome shotgun sequence genome encodes:
- the LOC137823697 gene encoding probable pectate lyase 8 gives MKQLSLTLFTLTVLLALTLSAATNALNQNEVTKDKATESRDVVGDKELRVQSLKNSSMAERLEDALNEHAVDNPEEIASMVDESIRNSTARRNLNFFSCGTGNPIDDCWRCDKRWYLRRKRLANCGIGFGRNAIGGRDGRYYVVSDPNDDDPVNPKPGTLRHAVIQDRPLWIVFKRDMVITLKQELIMNSFKTIDGRGANVHIAYGACITVQFITNVIIHGLHIHDCKQTGNAMVRSSPSHYGWRTMADGDGISIFGSSHIWIDHNSLSTCADGLIDAVMGSTAITISNNYFTHHNEVMLLGHSDSYVRDKQMQVTIAYNHFGEGLIQRMPRCRHGYFHVVNNDYTHWVMYAIGGSAEPTINSQGNRYLAPVNPFAKEVTKRVDTGSSVWKSWNWRSEGDLLLNGAFFTSSGAGAAASYARASSLGAKSSSLVGTLTSGAGVLTCRRGNMC, from the exons ATGAAGCAGTTGTCTCTCACACTCTTCACTCTCACCGTTCTGCTTGCGCTGACGCTTTCTGCTGCCACCAACGCACTCAATCAAAATGAGGTCACCAAAGACAAAGCTACAGAATCAAG GGATGTGGTTGGAGATAAGGAGTTGCGAGTTCAGAGCTTGAAGAATTCGTCGATGGCAGAAAG GTTGGAGGATGCTTTGAATGAACATGCAGTTGATAATCCAGAGGAGATTGCTTCTATGGTTGATGA GAGCATACGCAATTCGACGGCTAGAAGGAATCTGAATTTCTTCTCATGCGGGACGGGGAACCCAATCGATGACTGCTGGCGGTGCGACAAGCGGTGGTACCTCCGGCGAAAGCGGCTCGCCAACTGCGGCATCGGCTTCGGCCGCAACGCGATCGGCGGGCGCGATGGCCGCTACTATGTTGTGTCGGACCCGAACGACGACGACCCGGTGAACCCGAAACCGGGGACGCTCCGGCACGCCGTGATCCAGGACCGTCCCCTGTGGATCGTGTTCAAGAGGGACATGGTGATCACGCTGAAGCAGGAGCTGATAATGAACAGCTTCAAGACCATCGACGGACGCGGCGCCAACGTCCATATCGCCTACGGCGCCTGCATTACCGTCCAGTTCATCACGAACGTCATCATCCACGGCCTCCACATTCACGACTGCAAGCAAACGGGCAACGCCATGGTTCGCAGTTCCCCCTCCCACTACGGATGGAGAACGATGGCTGACGGGGATGGCATCTCCATCTTTGGTTCAAGCCACATTTGGATCGACCATAACTCCCTCTCCACTTGCGCTGATGGACTTATCGACGCCGTTATGGGTTCCACTGCCATTACCATCTCCAACAACTACTTCACCCACCACAACGAG GTCATGCTTCTGGGTCACAGTGACTCTTATGTCCGCGACAAGCAGATGCAAGTGACCATTGCTTACAACCATTTTGGGGAGGGACTTATCCAAAGAATGCCCAG ATGCAGACACGGGTATTTCCACGTGGTTAACAATGACTATACCCACTGGGTAATGTATGCAATTGGTGGCAGTGCTGAGCCCACAATTAACAGCCAAGGCAACAGATACCTTGCTCCTGTGAATCCTTTTGCCAAAGAG GTGACAAAGAGAGTAGATACTGGTTCATCCGTATGGAAAAGTTGGAATTGGAGATCTGAAGGAGACCTTTTGCTGAATGGAGCCTTTTTCACTTCTTCAGGAGCAGGAGCTGCAGCGAGCTATGCTAGAGCCTCAAGTTTGGGGGCCAAATCATCTTCTTTGGTTGGTACCCTTACCTCTGGAGCTGGTGTTCTTACCTGTCGCAGGGGTAACATGTGTTAA